A single region of the Arthrobacter sp. PAMC25564 genome encodes:
- a CDS encoding LysR family transcriptional regulator, with protein MTFTDLNQLRTFVTLYELRSVTGAARQLHVTQPTISYSLKRLRERFGDELFRREGNDMVPTAKATQLFGPLHNALAQIDATVMGSDVFEPTGFSGELVLGLTSIGEQTFLPPIMTALGRVGADPRIQVERLDSDEVESGLIRGTIDLALTVSLIATPRLWRTHVRSVEYVALSSGSHPLPATGPDMFEGRRFVRVSARGGHVYPLQALTEHDLMSQVVLTMEEYGTVPAVLEATDLVVLLPRHVAGVFCGWFPRLRIAELPWPGQSTPVELYTRREASLSQAQRWFRSLVLDAVAADEYKS; from the coding sequence ATGACGTTCACCGACCTCAACCAGCTCCGGACATTCGTCACGCTCTACGAGCTGCGCAGCGTCACGGGCGCCGCCAGGCAACTGCACGTGACACAGCCCACGATCAGCTATTCCCTGAAGCGGCTCAGGGAACGGTTCGGCGACGAGCTGTTCCGTCGCGAGGGGAACGACATGGTGCCGACCGCGAAGGCGACGCAACTGTTTGGGCCCCTACACAACGCCCTGGCACAAATAGACGCGACCGTCATGGGATCGGACGTGTTCGAACCGACCGGATTCAGCGGCGAACTCGTGCTCGGACTCACCTCGATCGGCGAGCAGACGTTCCTCCCACCGATCATGACCGCCCTCGGGCGGGTCGGCGCCGATCCGCGAATACAGGTAGAACGGCTCGATTCGGACGAGGTCGAGAGCGGGCTAATCCGCGGCACCATCGATCTGGCATTGACCGTGTCGCTGATCGCCACACCGCGGCTGTGGAGGACGCACGTGCGTTCGGTCGAATACGTGGCTCTGTCGTCCGGGTCGCATCCACTGCCCGCGACCGGGCCTGACATGTTCGAGGGGAGGCGCTTTGTGCGGGTCTCCGCCCGTGGCGGGCACGTCTATCCTTTGCAGGCGCTGACCGAACACGACTTGATGTCCCAGGTCGTGCTGACCATGGAGGAATACGGCACTGTGCCCGCCGTGCTCGAGGCGACGGATCTGGTCGTCCTGCTGCCTCGGCATGTAGCGGGGGTGTTCTGCGGCTGGTTCCCCCGCCTTCGCATCGCCGAGCTGCCCTGGCCCGGGCAGAGCACACCAGTGGAGTTGTACACGCGGCGCGAGGCCAGCCTCTCGCAGGCGCAGCGCTGGTTCCGCTCGCTGGTGCTTGATGCGGTTGCGGCGGACGAATACAAGTCGTAG
- a CDS encoding amidohydrolase family protein: MIIDIHGHYTTAPTQLGAWRDLQIAFTEGRADAPDPAALRISDDDIRETIEANQLKLMNERGSDVTVFSPRASFMAHHIGDLAVSETWARICNDLCARVSELYPERFLMGAMLPQSPGTDPATSVAELTRAVEELGAVTVNLNPDPSGGNWTSPPLTDRSWYPIYEKLVEYEIPAMVHVSTSCNPAFHTTGAHYLNADTTAFMQLLQGDLFRDFPELKLVIPHGGGAVPYHWGRFRGLAMALGKPVIEEHLLNNVFFDTCVYHQPGIDLLTKVVPTENILFASEMIGAVRDIDPRSGHYFDDTKRYVDATPNLNDAQRAQVFEANARRVYPRLDRALTARGL, encoded by the coding sequence GTGATTATCGACATCCACGGCCACTACACCACAGCTCCAACACAGCTTGGAGCCTGGCGTGATCTGCAGATCGCATTCACTGAAGGACGCGCGGACGCTCCTGACCCTGCGGCCCTGCGCATCAGCGATGACGACATCCGTGAGACCATCGAGGCCAATCAGCTCAAGCTTATGAACGAGCGCGGCAGCGACGTCACCGTATTCAGCCCTCGGGCCTCGTTCATGGCGCACCACATCGGAGACCTGGCTGTTAGCGAGACCTGGGCCCGGATCTGCAACGACCTGTGCGCCCGCGTCAGCGAGCTCTACCCCGAACGCTTCCTAATGGGGGCGATGCTCCCCCAGTCCCCCGGTACGGATCCCGCGACGAGCGTGGCCGAGCTTACTCGTGCCGTCGAGGAACTCGGCGCCGTCACCGTGAACCTCAACCCCGACCCGTCCGGCGGCAACTGGACGTCACCGCCGCTGACCGATCGCTCGTGGTACCCGATCTACGAGAAACTCGTCGAATACGAGATCCCGGCGATGGTGCACGTCAGCACCTCGTGCAACCCGGCCTTCCACACGACCGGAGCGCACTACCTGAACGCCGACACCACCGCGTTCATGCAATTGCTCCAGGGCGATCTGTTCCGCGACTTCCCCGAGTTGAAGCTCGTAATCCCTCACGGCGGCGGCGCCGTTCCCTACCACTGGGGGCGCTTCCGTGGGCTCGCAATGGCGCTGGGCAAGCCCGTAATCGAGGAGCACCTGCTGAACAACGTGTTCTTCGACACCTGCGTGTACCACCAGCCGGGCATCGACCTTCTCACCAAGGTCGTCCCGACCGAGAACATCCTCTTCGCGAGCGAGATGATCGGCGCCGTGCGCGACATCGACCCGCGCAGCGGACACTACTTCGACGACACCAAGCGTTACGTCGACGCCACCCCGAACCTGAACGACGCGCAGCGCGCGCAGGTGTTCGAAGCCAACGCCCGCCGTGTCTACCCAAGGCTTGACCGCGCCCTTACTGCACGCGGACTCTGA
- the ligK gene encoding 4-carboxy-4-hydroxy-2-oxoadipate aldolase/oxaloacetate decarboxylase produces MRLNNLGIVRTNIERPDPADVKRLSQFGVATIHEAMGRVGLLRPYIRPAYTGAKLCGPAVTVLLQPGDNWMFHVAAEQVQEGDVIVAGCTTESEDGFFGELLATSLTARGCKGLVIDGGVRDVADLEKMDFPVFSRAVNAKGTVKATLGSVNVPVVVANAVVNPGDVVVADVDGVVVVPRGLVGAVADASQKREDNEEAKRVKFREGVLGLDIYGMREPLAAAGLEYVEK; encoded by the coding sequence ATGCGACTGAACAACCTCGGCATCGTCCGCACCAACATCGAACGTCCGGATCCCGCGGACGTCAAACGGCTTTCGCAGTTCGGCGTCGCCACCATCCACGAGGCGATGGGGCGAGTCGGGCTCCTGCGCCCCTACATCAGGCCGGCCTACACCGGCGCTAAGCTCTGTGGTCCGGCCGTGACCGTGCTGCTACAGCCCGGTGACAACTGGATGTTCCACGTCGCCGCCGAGCAGGTACAGGAAGGCGATGTGATCGTCGCCGGCTGCACCACCGAAAGCGAGGACGGTTTCTTCGGTGAGCTGCTCGCCACCTCGCTGACCGCCCGCGGCTGCAAGGGCTTGGTGATCGACGGTGGTGTCCGCGACGTCGCCGATCTGGAGAAGATGGATTTCCCGGTGTTCTCCCGCGCTGTCAACGCCAAGGGCACGGTCAAGGCCACCCTCGGATCGGTGAACGTCCCCGTCGTGGTCGCGAACGCCGTGGTGAACCCTGGCGACGTCGTTGTGGCCGACGTCGACGGCGTCGTGGTTGTCCCGCGCGGGCTGGTCGGAGCGGTGGCAGACGCCAGCCAGAAGCGCGAGGATAACGAGGAAGCCAAACGCGTGAAGTTCCGTGAGGGCGTCCTGGGCCTGGATATCTACGGCATGCGGGAGCCGCTCGCCGCCGCCGGCCTCGAGTACGTGGAGAAGTGA
- a CDS encoding amidohydrolase family protein, with amino-acid sequence MAHGDTTGGFEKSAGWLDWYDGPTKPTFRLPDDAVDAHCHVFGPGERFPYAPERKYTPCDASAEQLFALRDQLGFDRNVIVQATCHGADNRALVDALQRSGGRARGVATVRRDVTEEQLAELHAAGVRGVRFNFVKRLVDRVPTDSLGEIVAKIAPLGWHVVIYFEAEDLPELYDFFSAIPTDVVVDHMGRPDVSKDPDGPEFALFLRFMRENTNVWTKVSCPERLSVTGPRALDGEQHAYTDVVPFARRVVEEFPDRVLWGTDWPHPNLKDHMPDDGLLVDYIPQIATTPELQQKLLVDNPRRLYWPEGA; translated from the coding sequence GTGGCGCACGGAGACACCACGGGAGGCTTCGAGAAGTCCGCAGGCTGGCTCGACTGGTACGACGGCCCCACCAAGCCCACGTTCCGACTGCCGGACGACGCGGTCGACGCGCACTGCCACGTGTTCGGACCCGGGGAGCGGTTCCCTTACGCCCCCGAGCGGAAGTACACCCCGTGCGATGCCTCGGCGGAGCAGCTCTTCGCGCTGCGCGACCAACTCGGCTTCGACCGCAACGTGATCGTCCAGGCAACCTGCCACGGCGCCGACAACCGGGCACTGGTCGATGCGCTGCAGCGCAGCGGCGGCCGCGCCCGCGGCGTCGCTACGGTCCGCCGCGACGTGACCGAGGAGCAGCTGGCCGAGCTGCACGCGGCCGGCGTCCGCGGGGTCCGCTTTAACTTCGTCAAGCGCCTCGTCGACCGGGTGCCCACCGACTCGCTCGGGGAGATCGTCGCGAAGATCGCGCCGCTCGGCTGGCACGTGGTCATCTACTTCGAGGCCGAGGACCTGCCGGAGCTCTACGACTTCTTCTCCGCGATCCCGACCGACGTCGTCGTCGACCATATGGGCCGACCCGACGTGTCCAAGGACCCGGACGGCCCTGAGTTCGCACTGTTCCTGCGCTTCATGCGCGAGAACACCAATGTGTGGACCAAGGTCTCCTGCCCAGAGCGCCTGTCCGTCACCGGCCCGCGCGCTCTCGACGGCGAACAGCACGCCTACACAGACGTGGTGCCGTTCGCCCGACGCGTGGTCGAGGAGTTCCCCGACCGCGTGCTGTGGGGAACCGATTGGCCCCACCCCAACCTCAAGGACCACATGCCCGACGACGGGCTGCTGGTCGACTACATCCCACAGATCGCGACGACCCCCGAGCTGCAGCAGAAGCTGCTCGTGGACAACCCGCGCCGCCTCTACTGGCCCGAAGGAGCATGA
- a CDS encoding protocatechuate 4,5-dioxygenase subunit alpha/beta gives MALDKPYKDVPGTIIFDAEMARKGYHLNQFSMSLMKPENRQRYLADREAYLDEWPLSPKQRQAVLDMDLNAMMAEGGNIYFLSKIGATHGLSFQQMAGSMTGMSEAAYRDMMIGGGRRPEGNRLKDLDGWVPPAPREKSQTMRENAPAKYTSALFTSHVPAIGAAMDLGKTEEPYWKKVFSGYEWTRRWAKENTPDVVILVYNDHATAFDSSIIPTFVLGTGAEYPVADEGYGPRPVPGVKGYPEFAAHIAQSVIQDDFDLTLVNEMVVDHGLTVPLSLVFGDVEEWPCKVIPLAVNVVQYPVPSGRRCYELGKALRRALDKWDGPELNVQIWGTGGMSHQLQGPRAGLINEEWDNAFLDHLIADPLGLTEWDHMEYVDEAGSEGIELVDWLIARGAMDDQFGGEAPSVDHRFYHVPASNTAVGHLVLTNPTD, from the coding sequence ATGGCACTCGACAAGCCGTACAAGGACGTTCCCGGCACGATCATCTTCGACGCGGAGATGGCCCGCAAGGGATACCACCTCAACCAGTTCTCGATGTCGCTGATGAAGCCCGAGAACCGCCAGCGCTACCTGGCCGACCGCGAGGCGTACCTCGATGAGTGGCCCCTTTCGCCCAAGCAGCGCCAGGCCGTGCTGGACATGGACCTCAACGCCATGATGGCCGAGGGCGGCAACATCTACTTCCTGAGCAAGATCGGCGCCACGCACGGCCTGAGCTTCCAGCAGATGGCCGGCTCCATGACTGGCATGTCCGAGGCCGCCTACCGCGACATGATGATCGGCGGCGGACGCCGCCCCGAGGGCAACCGCCTCAAGGACCTCGACGGCTGGGTCCCGCCGGCGCCGCGCGAGAAGTCCCAGACCATGCGCGAGAACGCCCCGGCGAAGTACACGTCGGCGCTGTTCACCTCGCATGTCCCGGCGATCGGCGCCGCGATGGACCTCGGCAAAACCGAGGAGCCGTACTGGAAGAAGGTGTTCTCCGGCTACGAGTGGACCCGCAGGTGGGCCAAGGAGAATACGCCCGACGTCGTCATCCTCGTCTACAACGACCACGCCACGGCCTTCGACTCGTCGATCATCCCCACCTTCGTGCTCGGCACCGGGGCAGAATACCCGGTCGCGGACGAGGGCTACGGCCCCCGCCCTGTGCCCGGCGTGAAGGGCTACCCGGAGTTCGCCGCGCACATCGCGCAGTCGGTTATCCAGGACGACTTCGACCTCACCCTCGTCAACGAGATGGTCGTGGACCACGGGCTCACCGTTCCGCTCTCGCTCGTCTTCGGCGACGTCGAGGAGTGGCCGTGCAAGGTCATCCCGCTGGCCGTCAACGTGGTGCAGTATCCGGTGCCTTCCGGCCGCCGCTGCTACGAGCTCGGCAAGGCCCTTCGCCGCGCCCTCGACAAGTGGGACGGCCCGGAGCTCAACGTGCAGATCTGGGGCACCGGCGGCATGAGCCACCAGCTCCAGGGTCCCCGTGCCGGCCTCATCAACGAGGAGTGGGACAACGCGTTCCTCGACCACCTCATCGCCGACCCGCTGGGCCTGACCGAGTGGGATCACATGGAGTACGTTGATGAGGCGGGGTCCGAGGGCATCGAGCTCGTCGACTGGCTGATCGCGCGCGGCGCGATGGACGACCAGTTCGGCGGCGAGGCGCCTTCTGTTGACCACCGGTTCTACCACGTGCCGGCGTCGAACACCGCCGTCGGCCACCTTGTTCTCACGAACCCGACCGACTGA
- a CDS encoding Gfo/Idh/MocA family oxidoreductase, whose amino-acid sequence MTDKIRVAVVGAAGAFGMKHLDGLMNISDAEVTVVSGTRLEPTQEVAAKYGVANAVVGLDAVLERDDVDAVILATPTGLHASQTQKVLKAGKHVQVEIPLADSLADAEATLAAAEASDRVAMVGHTRRFNPSHQLVHNRIAEGSFNVQQMDVQTYFFRRTNTNAKGEPRSWTDHLLWHHAAHTVDLFAYQAGKIVQANAIQGPINPDLGIAMDMSIQLKSETGAICTLSLSFNNNGPFGTFFRYIGDTETYIARYDDLFNGRDEQIDVSKVAVSMNGIELQDREFVSAIREGREPNSSIRQVIDCYRVLGALEKQLA is encoded by the coding sequence ATGACTGACAAGATCCGTGTGGCCGTCGTCGGCGCCGCAGGCGCCTTCGGCATGAAACATCTCGACGGCCTGATGAACATCTCCGATGCCGAGGTGACCGTCGTCAGCGGCACGCGGCTCGAACCCACCCAGGAAGTCGCCGCCAAGTACGGCGTCGCCAACGCCGTCGTCGGGCTCGACGCCGTGCTCGAGCGCGACGACGTCGATGCCGTCATCCTCGCCACGCCCACGGGTCTGCACGCCTCGCAGACGCAGAAGGTCCTCAAGGCCGGCAAGCACGTGCAGGTCGAGATCCCGCTCGCCGACTCGCTAGCCGACGCCGAGGCGACGCTCGCCGCGGCCGAGGCGTCCGACCGCGTCGCCATGGTGGGCCACACGCGGCGGTTCAACCCCTCGCACCAGCTCGTGCACAACCGGATCGCCGAGGGCTCGTTCAACGTGCAGCAGATGGACGTGCAGACGTACTTCTTCCGCCGCACGAACACGAATGCCAAGGGCGAGCCGCGCTCCTGGACCGACCACCTACTGTGGCACCACGCCGCGCACACTGTCGACCTGTTCGCCTACCAGGCGGGCAAGATCGTGCAGGCGAACGCGATCCAGGGCCCCATCAACCCGGATCTGGGCATCGCGATGGACATGTCGATCCAGCTCAAGAGCGAGACCGGGGCGATCTGCACCCTGTCCCTCTCGTTCAACAACAACGGCCCGTTCGGCACGTTCTTCCGCTACATCGGCGACACCGAGACGTACATCGCGCGCTACGACGACCTCTTCAACGGCCGCGACGAGCAGATCGACGTCTCGAAGGTGGCGGTGAGCATGAACGGCATCGAGCTGCAGGACCGCGAGTTCGTCAGCGCGATCCGCGAGGGGCGCGAGCCGAACTCGTCGATCCGCCAGGTCATCGACTGCTACCGCGTGCTCGGCGCGCTTGAGAAGCAGCTGGCGTGA
- a CDS encoding aldo/keto reductase has product MSLSHAYGVPPTRDEGLAMLRAALDEGIGMLDTATLYGGGRNEELVGAAIAGRRDEVFLASKCGMASVDGVKVIDGRPDTLRAQVDASLSRLGVDYIDLYYLHRWDKKVPIGDSVGALAEMVAAGKIGAIGLSEVSVARLREAQSITPIAAVQNEYSLWSRNAELGMLDATREDGVTLVAFSPVARGFLADAIKDPGKLAPNDIRRSMPRFQPEHWGANATLLAPWRELAAEAGCTPAQLALVWLLSRGDHVLPIPGTTSVAHLRENMAAADISVDDALLTRAGELIGTATISGARYAPASAAEVDAETFEDAA; this is encoded by the coding sequence ATGTCGCTGAGCCACGCGTACGGCGTCCCCCCGACGCGTGACGAGGGCCTGGCGATGCTGCGCGCAGCTCTCGATGAAGGCATCGGGATGCTCGACACGGCAACACTGTACGGCGGCGGCCGCAACGAAGAGCTTGTAGGTGCTGCGATCGCGGGGCGCCGCGACGAGGTCTTCCTGGCGAGTAAGTGCGGGATGGCGTCCGTCGACGGCGTAAAAGTCATCGATGGACGCCCCGATACGCTGCGCGCACAGGTCGATGCTTCGCTGAGCCGCCTTGGCGTCGATTACATCGACCTGTACTACCTTCACCGGTGGGACAAGAAGGTGCCGATCGGCGATAGCGTCGGCGCACTGGCCGAGATGGTCGCCGCGGGCAAGATCGGCGCAATCGGCCTGTCCGAGGTGTCGGTCGCACGACTGCGCGAGGCGCAGTCAATCACCCCTATCGCGGCCGTGCAGAACGAGTACTCGCTGTGGAGTCGCAATGCCGAGCTTGGCATGCTCGACGCCACTCGCGAGGACGGCGTGACCCTGGTTGCGTTTTCGCCGGTCGCAAGGGGTTTCCTCGCCGATGCGATCAAGGACCCAGGTAAGCTGGCCCCAAACGACATCCGCCGCAGCATGCCGCGCTTCCAGCCCGAGCACTGGGGTGCGAATGCGACGCTGCTGGCCCCTTGGCGTGAGCTGGCTGCGGAGGCCGGTTGCACCCCAGCACAGCTCGCGCTGGTCTGGCTGCTCTCCCGCGGCGATCACGTTCTGCCGATCCCGGGAACAACGAGCGTCGCGCACCTGCGTGAGAACATGGCGGCGGCCGACATCTCTGTCGACGACGCGCTGCTGACGCGGGCCGGCGAGCTGATTGGCACGGCCACCATCTCTGGCGCGCGATATGCGCCAGCATCTGCTGCCGAAGTAGACGCCGAGACTTTCGAGGATGCCGCATGA
- a CDS encoding substrate-binding domain-containing protein, which translates to MRAISSMATRHVLADLAEAAAGAGLPLLQLESVGGVTAAQRVTAGEPFDLVFLAEDALQRLAAEGHVDPASITPIVLSEVAVGVAARSADAATCSEGTAFANADELRGALRAAFRIGYSTGPSGTELLRMIDQWGMTDEVSDRLVQARPGVPVARLLAEGEVDLGLQQLSELVGQPGVCVLGVLPADCAIITVFAGAVAASSNNAARAAEVLAFFRSDLSASIKSAHSFRAP; encoded by the coding sequence ATGAGGGCGATCTCGTCGATGGCCACCCGCCACGTTCTCGCCGACCTCGCTGAAGCTGCCGCCGGGGCCGGGCTACCGCTTCTGCAGCTCGAATCCGTAGGCGGAGTGACCGCCGCCCAGCGGGTGACCGCCGGTGAGCCGTTCGACCTTGTGTTCCTCGCCGAGGACGCTCTCCAACGCCTCGCTGCCGAGGGGCACGTCGATCCGGCATCCATCACCCCGATCGTACTGTCGGAGGTCGCCGTAGGCGTGGCCGCACGCAGCGCCGATGCAGCCACATGTTCCGAAGGCACGGCCTTTGCGAATGCCGACGAGCTTCGCGGCGCCCTGCGCGCGGCATTCCGCATCGGATATTCCACCGGACCGAGCGGCACCGAGCTATTGCGAATGATCGACCAGTGGGGCATGACCGATGAGGTCAGCGACCGGCTTGTGCAGGCCCGTCCAGGCGTACCCGTGGCGCGCCTGCTCGCCGAGGGAGAGGTAGATCTCGGCCTGCAGCAGCTCAGCGAACTGGTCGGGCAACCCGGCGTGTGCGTCCTCGGCGTTCTCCCGGCCGACTGCGCGATTATCACGGTCTTCGCGGGTGCTGTCGCGGCATCCTCCAACAACGCGGCTCGTGCTGCGGAGGTGTTGGCCTTCTTCCGATCGGACCTCTCGGCATCGATCAAGTCGGCGCACAGTTTTCGCGCGCCCTGA
- a CDS encoding SDR family NAD(P)-dependent oxidoreductase, producing MLNGRSAVVTGGASGIGEAIARKLADAGAAVTIGDIGSSVPRIVDDITARGGRAEFIRTDVTDEPSVRGLMEGAARAFGGLDILVANAGIPEVKTPLHELDMSNWQRVIDVDLTGVAICNKWAVATILGLRREAAEPRTASVINMASILAHVGQANSNAYSAAKAAVANFTRSADLCPGGDPLQCGVTGLRGHAAAGATPRRDPLADDFQATYRTTAPTGRDRERCSVPVE from the coding sequence ATGCTCAATGGTAGATCCGCGGTCGTGACGGGTGGGGCTTCCGGAATCGGCGAAGCCATAGCCCGCAAACTTGCCGATGCCGGTGCTGCGGTCACCATCGGCGATATCGGAAGCAGCGTTCCGAGGATTGTCGATGACATAACAGCCCGTGGGGGCAGAGCCGAATTCATTCGCACGGATGTCACCGATGAACCTTCGGTGCGCGGTCTGATGGAAGGCGCTGCGCGCGCCTTTGGAGGCCTGGACATCCTGGTAGCCAACGCCGGCATTCCCGAGGTGAAAACACCGCTTCACGAACTCGACATGTCCAATTGGCAACGTGTCATCGACGTCGACCTCACGGGTGTTGCCATCTGCAACAAGTGGGCTGTCGCAACGATCCTGGGGCTCCGCAGGGAAGCCGCAGAACCCCGGACCGCGTCGGTGATCAACATGGCCTCGATTCTTGCCCACGTGGGCCAGGCGAACAGCAATGCCTACTCTGCAGCGAAAGCCGCCGTAGCGAACTTCACCCGGTCCGCTGACCTATGCCCGGGAGGGGATCCGCTTCAATGCGGTGTCACCGGGTTACGTGGACACGCCGCTGCTGGCGCAACTCCCCGAAGAGACCCGCTCGCAGATGATTTCCAGGCAACCTATCGGACGACTGCTCCGACCGGACGAGATCGCGAACGTTGTTCTGTTCCTGTCGAGTGA
- a CDS encoding FAD-binding protein: MLPVRLLYNHFRGDMEHKPNPNLAPVGKGPYYAAKIQMGDLGTFAGIGVNERCEVTTEEGTAIPGPALVFGYRPEGTSPSSQPAAAYREWPASETPTGPDRTPSRRFEGVRKQDAQW, from the coding sequence GTGCTGCCGGTCAGGCTGCTCTACAACCACTTCCGCGGCGACATGGAACACAAACCGAACCCCAACCTTGCCCCGGTCGGCAAGGGCCCCTACTATGCCGCCAAGATCCAGATGGGCGATCTGGGCACCTTCGCAGGCATCGGCGTTAACGAACGCTGCGAAGTCACCACCGAAGAGGGAACCGCCATTCCCGGCCCCGCCCTGGTATTCGGCTACCGGCCGGAAGGGACATCACCAAGCTCGCAGCCGGCCGCGGCGTACCGCGAGTGGCCGGCGTCTGAGACCCCTACCGGTCCTGACAGGACGCCCAGCCGAAGATTCGAAGGAGTAAGGAAACAGGATGCTCAATGGTAG
- a CDS encoding PadR family transcriptional regulator, with protein MRNSYPAGGFGGPNIDGMWQAVEELRSRFEKRSGTRAGRGEVRSAILALLAERPMHGYQIIHEIEERSGGSWKPSAGSVYPTLQLLADEGFISAEESNGRKIYSLTEAGREDAAGADASALWESTAPSSGTGFAALPKAGIELAQAASQVGRTGSPKQVQEAVMVLDEARRRLYSILAQD; from the coding sequence ATGCGTAATTCGTACCCGGCGGGCGGATTTGGCGGCCCCAACATCGACGGCATGTGGCAGGCCGTCGAGGAGTTGCGTTCAAGGTTTGAGAAGCGCTCGGGCACTCGCGCAGGCCGAGGCGAAGTGCGGTCGGCCATACTGGCCCTGCTCGCGGAGCGGCCGATGCACGGCTACCAGATCATCCATGAAATCGAGGAGCGCAGCGGTGGCAGCTGGAAGCCGAGTGCCGGCTCCGTCTACCCAACGCTGCAGCTGCTGGCCGATGAGGGGTTCATCAGTGCCGAGGAATCCAACGGCCGCAAGATCTACTCGCTGACTGAAGCCGGACGGGAAGATGCAGCTGGTGCCGATGCGTCAGCGCTCTGGGAGTCGACGGCTCCGTCATCAGGCACAGGGTTCGCGGCGCTGCCCAAGGCCGGCATCGAGCTCGCGCAGGCCGCGTCCCAGGTGGGCCGCACAGGCTCGCCGAAGCAGGTACAGGAGGCCGTAATGGTGCTCGACGAGGCACGCCGTCGGCTGTACTCAATCCTCGCCCAGGACTGA